TGCGGGAAGCGCGTTGACACTTCAGTCAGATCGGTGGCCGCGACGTGTCGAAGCAGCGTCGCGAGATCGCGGCAAATCCGTGTGTCATTGCGACAGGGCTGAAGCCACGATGCCGTGAGTTCTGGGTCCGGGTGGTTGAGCAGCAGGCCGTAGCCCAGCGGGGAGTGCCGGAGCGGTGTCCACCTCATCGTCGCGAACAACGTCTTGATGGATTTGGCCCCACGCAGCAGCGCAAAGACGGCGGGGAAGGGGAACGGGGGGAACGTGTCGAATGCATCGCAATTGGTGAGCACCAGCCGGCCGATTCGGTGCGGATTGGCGTCGATGACCAGCTGGCAAAGACCGCCGCCGGTGTCATTGCCAACCAGTGTCACCTCGGCGAGCTCATGGGCCGCCATAAAATCGCTGATCACCCTGGCAACTCCGGCGGGGGAGAGGTCGGCGCCGTCGTTGACCGGAGTGGTGTGTGAGCCCAGCGGCCAAGTCGGCAAGAAACAGCGAAACCCCTTCCGAGCAAGCCCTTCCGCGACTCGGTCCCATAGGCGTTCATCGACCAGGATGCCGTGAACGAACAGCACTGGGGGATACGGTGAGTCCGTCGGCCCCAGCACTCGGTAGTCGATCGTCGCCTGCTTCAACTCGGTCTGTGCCATTTCGGCTATCCTTCTTTCTGAACTTACAAACTCACAGTACGAAAGTTACGTGCAGCGTGCATGAAAGTCAATAATGGTTCGGCCGTCGTGACTGCCGGTGCGCCCAGAACACGCCGCACCCAGGCGCAGCGCACCGCCGCGACCCGTTCGCGGCTGACGGAAGCCGGACGAAAGCTGTTCGCCGACAAGGGATTCACGGCTGTCACCACTCAGGAGATCGTGGCCGCCGCTGGCCTAACACGCGGTGCCCTATACCACCAGTTCGACAGCAAGGCAGCACTGTTCGCCGCGGTTTACGAAGAAGTCGAGCACGATCTCGTCACCGAAGTCGCCGACCAAATCCTTGCCGCCCAACCGCGCGACCAGCTAGACGCGATGCGGACGGGCGCGCGGGTTTTCCTGCAGCGCTGCGCCGCCCCCGAGGTGGTGCGGATCGTTCTCATCGACGCCCCCACCGTACTCGGCTGGGACCACTGGCGCGCGGTGGGTATCAAGTACGGACTCGGAGTCATTGAAGGCACGCTAACCCAGGCCATTGCCGACGGTGCGGTACCCGAACAACCCGTGCGGCCCTGCGCGCACGTGTTGCTGGCAGCGCTCGACGAGGCCGCGCTATATATCTCGCGCGCAACCGATCCCGATCGGGCGCGAGAAGAAATGTACGCCGTCTGTAACCGCCTGATCAGCGGCATCGCCGAACGCGGTACTTAGTTGCCTACCCGGGACAATGGCAAGAGCGCAGACTGGCTGCGCACTCGGGGCCGGGCTGCGATTGCCGCCGCGCTCGCGTTCTCATTGCTGCTGGGCGGAGCCTTCCTACTTGGATAGGTTCCATTCCTCGCCCGCCGACACCCTCAGCCCCGTCAACCCGGCGACCGACGGCCGACGACATCTGCCGGCTATGTGTTGATGTGCTTCTCACCTATGGCTCTACCGAGGGCCTAGCGGCCAAGCGAACACATATACGGCTGCCGCCACCGCGACGACACGACGGCGTGGATCGATCTCACCGGCCAGTTCAAGCCGGCACGGCAAATGACTCCTGGGCCTGACGGCCCGCGCATGCGAGGCGATCAGGCCCAGGAAATCAAGCAGCCGGTTGCTCCC
The nucleotide sequence above comes from Mycobacterium decipiens. Encoded proteins:
- a CDS encoding TetR/AcrR family transcriptional regulator, producing MKVNNGSAVVTAGAPRTRRTQAQRTAATRSRLTEAGRKLFADKGFTAVTTQEIVAAAGLTRGALYHQFDSKAALFAAVYEEVEHDLVTEVADQILAAQPRDQLDAMRTGARVFLQRCAAPEVVRIVLIDAPTVLGWDHWRAVGIKYGLGVIEGTLTQAIADGAVPEQPVRPCAHVLLAALDEAALYISRATDPDRAREEMYAVCNRLISGIAERGT
- a CDS encoding alpha/beta fold hydrolase, which codes for MAQTELKQATIDYRVLGPTDSPYPPVLFVHGILVDERLWDRVAEGLARKGFRCFLPTWPLGSHTTPVNDGADLSPAGVARVISDFMAAHELAEVTLVGNDTGGGLCQLVIDANPHRIGRLVLTNCDAFDTFPPFPFPAVFALLRGAKSIKTLFATMRWTPLRHSPLGYGLLLNHPDPELTASWLQPCRNDTRICRDLATLLRHVAATDLTEVSTRFPQFTKPVTLVWGMGDRCFTPSLARRLAALFPNSTMIEVPGAKTFVALDNPLAVIDAIATVGAHRG